Genomic DNA from Xiphophorus hellerii strain 12219 chromosome 16, Xiphophorus_hellerii-4.1, whole genome shotgun sequence:
GACTCCGCCATGACAGCCGTCAAAGCCACCAATCCGCTGCTGGTTGCCTCATGTCGCTTCAAGTTAGGTCAGTGGTTCCCAAaatgtggggcgcgccccctagggggggcgcagtgccattgcacGGGGGGCACAggaagcagtatggatgaatgaaaagaaaagaaaacttacacaaaatgtttcactgtaaagatggtttgtttaggtttatgtctggttgaaccaTGTGGGACCagttgattgtgttttttttcttttttggggggattttattgtaatccatagggggcccagaaaatctttgggaaccactgagttAGGTGATGTCACTTAAAAAATGGCCGCAGGGCGCCGCGCGGTCGGCTGCACagacggaccagaaccagacggAACGTCTTACTGAATAACTGTTAGTGACGGACAGCAGCTCATCAGGACTGGCAGCTTTATACAACGTACGAAAATTAATATTCATAAACTTTATATCCAACATGGAGAAGGTAGGCGACtcagtaaccatggagacagtgCTCCAccatcatgtagcctagcaGGTTAGCATCTTCTGTACGTTTTTATTGCTGCTCCGGTGTAAAAGGAAACGCCGACAGAGACACAAACCAGGTGTTGTGAATTCAGGCGAAGTCGGATCAACTCaaggttctggtcgggttcgGAGCGAGCTGCTGTACATCCTGATGTCTGTGAGCAAAACCAGGTGAGTCCAGGAGAAACGGGCAGAAACATCAGGCTCCTCCGGCGACTCGGAGACGTCGTGCAAAGGGTCAGTAACTGACCCGGGTCCAGATCCGCGTCATGTGATGTCATCGctctacttcctgttgggtCATGTGATGTCATCGGTCCTCAGGTCCACGGCGTGGCATTCCTCCAAGGTCTCCAGGAAGGAGGAGAGATGAAGGCTCCGGatctccatcatcatcatcagccgGCGGGCGAGTtagctctctctctttctttctctctctctttctctctctccccgACCCAAACGGACCGACCTCATGTTgatttgttctggttctgccggATCCACCTGGACACGCCCCCGGAGCcaagctgctgcaggagcactgggacgggtcagaaccgggtcagaacccgCCCGCCTCCTCTAACGCTCCTCATCTCTCACTGTGTTGTCGTTCTGCGGCGTTGCCATAGCGACAGTAGGGCAACCTCACCAGATGTAGCAGGTCTAACTACGCCGGTTCTGGTTACGGTTGTGACCCGGATCATCAAGAAAAAGAACGACTGGATTCCCTCAGAGACCAGAACCTTTCATCTAACCTAAGTTAACCTCGGACCGGTACCGACTGGACCCCACTGGTACCGACTGGACCCAGTTACCTCAGAGTTCTGCAGAACATTTGGACCGGGGCCAGAACTCTTGATAGTTTTGTAACGTCCCTCCAGTTTTACCTCCTCCTCCATTTCTGAccaggttctgacccggttctgggaGCAGGACTCATCAGAGAAAATGCTGGTggcttggttctggttctgatccgaacCGCAGCACCCCGGTGCCCATCTGGACCGGGTCTCAAAACCCGACCCGCTGTCGGTTCCTCCAGTGACCCAACAGAACCTCCCGTCCACAACTGGACCGTTCGgaccttctggttctggttcggttCCGAttctatttcaaaataaaatcacgaCCCAAAAGAACCAAAATGGAAGAAATCATGAGGAAACTTCAGGTTCTCCAAACGGTACCAGAGATCCGGGCCGGACCTGATTTAATTTGGATTGGCTCTGGTTCTGACAGGTGATCAGAACTGGGCCGCTGAGataacagaaccagaaccggaaaaCTGGGTTGCTGTTTGGACCGGGACCGGTTCTGGTTTCCAGCAGAATGACTTTGCAGACGGTCGAGGTCAGAACCGCCAAACCGGGTCGCGTTCAGAGTGTCGGAACCTGCTGCTGACCCAGTTCTGTCTGACCCGAGGACCCGGCTGCAGCGGCGCCAGAACCTCCTgtaaatgtgcatgtgtgtttattCCCtgtgaggtccaacagaaccggcCCAACGGTACCGGTACCGCTTCATTCAGCCTTTCCCAGCAGGAGTTTtcctttggttctggttccagttctggttccggttcttcCCTGCAGTCTCCAGATTCTGGAGGAAAAATCTGTGACCTGGGATTACGGACCGGACCGGTTCTGGTGGACCCAGTTGGGCCCGTTTGGACCCACAACAGAGCCGGAAGTTCTGGTTGTAATCCGGTTCCTCTGGTCAGAACCTTTAGAACCCGTTTTCCGTTCTAGAACTTTTAGAACTCGATGTTTATTATTCTGAATATGGATCCgatgtttctgtctgttttagctcaaagttctgtttggttctggttctgttttggttctggttctgttctgacagATACTTGAATTTAGAGTCAAACTAGTGATggtgaataaaaaaatggacACTGGACCGAacggttctgttggttctgccGTGTCGTCTGTTCTCCAGGTTCCGGTTCCGGGTCGGTTCCGGGTCGGGTGTAGCTGCTGGCTTCTTCTTGAAGTAAATGTGAAGTTTTCCTCAGAGGATAAACGActgaaacttttaaatgtgaagttaaactttaaggtcgaactttgacccctggacCTCCGGTTTGACTCTAGACGTCGCCATGGAGACGGCTGACGACGAGACAGGCGGCCAGGAGACACAGCAGGTCGCTGCTGAAAGCCAACAGTGTttatagaaagttgagtggaaggaaaaagtgatCCAGTTAGAACTGCAGCCTTTGTTGAGCAGAATCCATTCACTCTGGAAAGTTTCTTCCAGGATGGATATGAATCTAAAtcctgttgccatggagattaaatcaTTTCTCAACACTCCGGTTCTGGCCCGGTTCCTGCCCTGTCCGGTACCGGTTCCGGCCCGGTTCCAGTCCGGTCCAGGGTTTGATGAGGAGTAACATGATGGGAAGCTTACAGCTGGTTTTCCATGACACCGCCCCTTTACAACAGAGCTGGTGTAGAAACAAGAGGTCTCACTCTGACAAGCAGTTAAAACCAGTTAGTTCTTCCTGCCGGGACGTTTCTGTAGTTTAACTACCGAGTAGTTTAGCACGTCATGATAAAATGACTCAAAGCTAAAGAACAAAGAACTGTTCAGTGAAGCTCCTAttgaaaagtaaatttatttcattaactcATCAAGTGAAACATGGATTACTGAAGTTTTAACGCCTTTATTTCTCTTcatgttgattttctgcttataaataaaaacacattaaagatcaGAATATTACTTCAAATGATTttggaaaacagaaatgtctTCTTACTGAGAAGTTTGTTTAAAACTTCATTAAAGGCCATTTTTAAAGGCCATTTTTATCAGGAGAAAATCGTTTCTCCTGATTTACTGAATGTTACTGACTGCGGTCGCCATGACAACACAACCATGGCtgtgaaaataaatctgctcagGATTTTAATAAGAGTAACTGATCACATTAAAGCTGTGCATGAAATCTGGATTCTCACCGGATCCAGATTAAAattcaagaacattttattaatccCAACCAGAGATTAAATCTGACGGAGTTACGCGACTACAAActgagctctgattggctggctcGCTGACATtcagggggcggagcttcagCATCCTGGGTCTGGGTCTGGTTCTGGGCTGAAGCTGAGGGACAGAAACAGAGATTCTCTGAAGACAGAACTGCTCGTGATCCGGTCCATATCCAGTATAGAACCAGTCCTGATCCGGTCCAGATCAAAtccagaaccggttctgatccagtccAGAACCGGGGATTAGCTCCTCCCCTAtcacctctcctcctccccagGTGGCTGCAGGAAGCTCCGCCCCTCTGATCCTCTCTCTGAGctgctgacacacacacgctctctctctctctctccgacTCTCTCTCTCGccccggtccggtccggtcagCATGCTGGGCCTGCTGGCTGCCGGTTCCGTTTTCTTCCCGGGAATTTTCCTGGGATCAAAGCAAATCCTGGAGCGGCTCATGGGATGGAGTGAGGCGGACGCCGTGGTGATCTCAGCAcggtgacacacacacacacaccgacacacacacacagacacactgagacacacacacatccctgCTATGCAAACTGAGGACTTTGCATTTACCTCCATCCATTTCTctgagtttatttattcagatgTTTCCTCTGATCCAAACTATCACTAGTCTGTtccctggaccagaaccagatcagaaccagaactcccACCTGGGCTCCAGAACCGACCAGTAGTTCTGCAGATGAAGTCAAACTGCTCCTCTGTCTGTAGCATGTAAGAGAACACACCGGATTGGGTCCGGTCCGGTCTGGTTTGATTGTTTGTCTCAGTTTCTGATTGTTCTGGTTTTCGTTTGTTCCTTCAATCACtaatggttctggttctggttcttgtcCGGTTTCCGTTCTCTTGTTTTGTGCTGCCCCTCCTCTTCCCGGAAACGAACCGGAAATAAAACGTTggtgtaaccatggcaacgacATAGCGGCCATTAGTGCCTAGTAGATGGTCACAGACAGTTACCCTGGCAACTGACAGTCAGGGACCCTCAGGGTCCAGAGGACAACATTCATGTCCCAGTCTAACCAGTGCTCCCAGTCTAACCAGTGCTCCCAGTCTAACCAGTGCTCCCAGTCTAACCAGTGCTCCCTGTCCTCCAGTCTGGTGTCGTCTCTCCAGGCTGTCATGGCGTCCTCGGCCGGCTGGACCATCGTCTCGTCCTGCAGGGATGTCATGGAGGACAGGTGAGGACGTCCTGCTTAGTTTTCCTCCAGTGTGAAAAGATTCATTAGTCCTCCTGCGATGACATCATCGGATGACATCATCGGATGACGTCATCACAGGAGGACTAATGAATCGCTGCAGCaggtttcctgtcagcctgtaATCTAATTACCGATCTGGGATTATCGAGCCGAGCTGCAGGTTATTTCAGTCGCTGGCTGATCCTCCTCGCTGAGCATGCTGGGAAACGGTGGGAGGACGGGGGGTTACTGGTTTCCTGATttcccagtcaaagttcagcaCTGGTCTGACTCCCATTTGGTTACCAAATCACAGCAAGAGCAGAAAGGAAGTCTGGGACAGCGAGGCTCAGCTGCAGCAGTGCAGAGggattattattgttattattattgttgttattattattgttattattattgttactattattgttgttgttattattgttgttattattattattgttgttattattattgtgataaaatccATAGGATCTTCCATTATTTAGATTTAAGCTGggattttcagattaaattctAATTTTCGTAATTACTGATTATTTTTCAGTCAGACATTCAACTGAACAGAACCGGAACCGACCGGGTCAGCAGAACCTACTGTTGGTTCCGGGTGTTTCTGGGAGTCCAGAatgacccggttctgttggttctgatgaCCCGGCGGCCATCTTTGACCCGTTCTGCTTCCCCTCCTCAGACACTGGCTGGCCAACGCCTACATCCTGTTCGCCACGCCGTATTTCTGCTACGACCTCCTGGCCATGTTCCTGTGCTACTGGTTCAGgctgcaggtcaaaggtcaccaggaGGCGGGGCCCGACGGCGGCTCGGTGCGCGCCGCCGTGTCGGGTTTCCTGCGCCGggaggttctgatggttctgcaTCACGTCTTCATGGTGGCCTTCTGCTGCCCCGCCTCTCTGGTAACTATGGCAACGCTGGATCCAGTTCAGGAAGAAACTGGAACCAGTTTCATGAAAAAACTGGAGAATGTCTGACATCACATCTTCTTCatctgtggggtttttttctattctGGCCTGGTCCAATATCAGTTCAGAACCAAGAGGTTCTGGTCCAAAAGTCTGAGTGAACCGTTCGTTAAACCAGTTCTAATCCAGATCTGAAACCAGATTAAACCTACAAATCAATTCAgtttgaaactaaaactaaaatttaaatgttaaaaaccgggtcagaaccgggtcccAGACCAATGTGAAGCTGGTTCTGCCGGTTCCTACCGGGCCAGAGAAGTTCTGTTGGAGCCTGTAATGAAGCCTCCAGCCTGCAAGTGGCGCCACCTGTCTGTTAAACAGCCTCATTAACTGACTGTGAaaccgggttctggttctggagagaAGAGCCTGTTAAAGATGAGACGGAACCGCCCGGTCCAGATGAGTCAGGGAGCCGTCCAGAGGTcgctgacccctgacccctCTCCCTCCAGGTGTGGCGCCGGGGGCGGGGCGATTACTTCCAGGGCCTTCTGTTCCTGGCTGAGCTCAGCACGCCGTCCGTCTGTCTGGGGAAAGTTCTGATCCAGGTAACCTCATGTTCTGGACCCGGTCCGACCCAACAGAACCGTTCAGAGTCCAGTCGGGTCCAGGTGGTTGTACCTGACCAGGTGTGTCCATCAGTTCCAGAAGCAGGACTGGCTGCTGCATCGGATCAACGGCGCCGCCCTGCTGCTCagcttcttctgctgcagagtTCTGCTCTTCCCCTACCTGTACTACACCTACAGCAGGTAACACACCTGACCTCACCTGACCTCTCTGACCTTGGGTCGGCCTGCTGGCAGGTGAAGCTGATATGGTCCAGGTCAGGAGGTCAGGAGCTTCACTGATGCTATTTACCTCAGATCACCTGTTATTATTCAAACTGACCACAGCGCCCcctgtctgctgctgcaggtacTCCTCCATCCCACTGTACCGGGTCCCCCTGGTGGCCCCATGGCAGTGCAACCTGGGGGCCGTGCTTCTGTGGCCCCTGCAGCTCTACTGGTTCAGCCTGATCTGCAGAGGAGCGCTGAGGGGACGGGGGGGAGACGGGGGACGCTGAGGGGGAGACGGGGGACGCTGAGGGGGACGGGGGGAGACGGGGGACGCTGAGGGGGACGGGGGGAGACGGGGGACGCTGAGGGGGAGACGGGGGATGATGAGGGGGAGACGGGGGACGCTGAGGGGGACGGGGGACGGGGGGGAGACGGGGGACGCTGAGGGGGACGGGGGGGAGACGGGGGACGCTGAGGGGGAGACGGGGGACGCTGAGGGGGACGGGGGGAGACGGGGGACGCTGAGGGGGAGACGGGGGATGATGAGGGGGAGACGGGGGACGCTGAGGGGGACGGGGGACGGGGGGAGACGGGGGACGCTGAGGGGGAGACGGGGGATGATGAGGGGGAGACGGGGGACGCTGAGGGGGACGGGGGGGAGACGGGGGACGGGGGGGAGACGGGGGAAGCTGAGGGGGAGACGGGGGACGCTGAGGGGGACGGGGGGAGACGGGGGACGCTGAGGGGGACGGGGGGGAGACGGGGGACGGGGGGAGACGGGGGAAGCTGAGGGGGAGACGGGGGGGAGACGGGGGACGCTGAGGGGGACGGGGGGAGACGGGGGACGGGGGGGAGACGGGGACGGGGGGGGAGACGGGGGACGCTGAGGGGGACGGGGGGAGACGGGAGACGGGGGAAGCTGAGGGGGAGACGGGGGACGGGGGGAGACGGGGGAAGCTGAGGGGGAGACGGGGGACGGGGGGAGACGGGGGACGCTGAGGGGGAGACGGGGGACGGGGGGAGACGGGGGAAGCTGAGGGGGAGACGGGGGACGGGGGGAGACGGGGGACGGGGGGAGACGGGGGAAGCTGAGGGGGAGACGGGGGACGGGGGGAGACGGGGGAAGCTGAGGGGGAGACGGGGGACGAGGGGAGACGGGGGACGCTGAGGGGGACGGGGGGAGACGGGGGAAGCTGAGGGGGAGACGGGGGACGGGGGGAGACGGGGGAAGCTGAGGGGGAGACGGGGGACGAGGGGAGACGGGGGACGCTGAGGTTTTCTCTGTTTGGctctttctgatttttctgctcttttcctCAGTTCTTCTGCTATAAttcttattttcatattttcatgttGGTTTCtgcgtgtttgtgtttaaaatgttttgataataACCGTTGATGATAATAtacatccaaaacaaataaaatatttaatcactgAAGACGTTGGTTGAAACTGCagagcagagaaacattttcatcttttcttcaaactttaatttgttgctaaatgaaataaaaaataaacaactcaTGAAACCATTTCAGTTTCAGCaggtttttattggaattaaatgAAAGACTAATACAGATCAGTGACTCTTTCTGCACTGGGTCTGttatcagcagcagccacaatGATGGGATATGATTaatatacactaatattacacGGCTATTACAGCTTCAATCCCACATAGTGTCGCTACCAACGTCTATTTAgcaaagtttaattaaaaacagtataattaaactaaaatgttttaaagtataGGGACAAAATAACTACAAAACAACGTATTTTATCCAGATTAACCGCCAAACAATAGgataagaaatctgctgagtcagcagattGTGACGTAGCATTACTGCAAGGTAGCACAGATACAcctattttctgtttatctgCTACCCATCAATCTGTTGTTCTGTAGCTGTTTTGTTCccatactttaaaatattttagttttagggAAATCTTTCAAGGTAGCACtgatagtcagaacaccaggtttacatctgctgctgctgcacagagCTGCTCAGGTGTGTTAggatcatggcagca
This window encodes:
- the LOC116734960 gene encoding ceramide synthase-like isoform X2, whose product is MLGLLAAGSVFFPGIFLGSKQILERLMGWSEADAVVISARLVSSLQAVMASSAGWTIVSSCRDVMEDRHWLANAYILFATPYFCYDLLAMFLCYWFRLQVKGHQEAGPDGGSVRAAVSGFLRREVLMVLHHVFMVAFCCPASLVWRRGRGDYFQGLLFLAELSTPSVCLGKVLIQFQKQDWLLHRINGAALLLSFFCCRVLLFPYLYYTYSR
- the LOC116734960 gene encoding ceramide synthase-like isoform X1 gives rise to the protein MLGLLAAGSVFFPGIFLGSKQILERLMGWSEADAVVISARLVSSLQAVMASSAGWTIVSSCRDVMEDRHWLANAYILFATPYFCYDLLAMFLCYWFRLQVKGHQEAGPDGGSVRAAVSGFLRREVLMVLHHVFMVAFCCPASLVWRRGRGDYFQGLLFLAELSTPSVCLGKVLIQFQKQDWLLHRINGAALLLSFFCCRVLLFPYLYYTYSRYSSIPLYRVPLVAPWQCNLGAVLLWPLQLYWFSLICRGALRGTGDEGRRGTLRFSLFGSF